The nucleotide sequence CCGGAGTTTGGTCAGGATATAAGCCGAGACCGCCACGGAGAAGGCGATGAGGTACATGATGATAATCTGATACTTGACGGCGATGAATGGCGAGGTGCCGGAGAGAATCTGGCCGGTCATCATTCCGGG is from Thermodesulfobacteriota bacterium and encodes:
- a CDS encoding ABC transporter permease, with protein sequence PGMMTGQILSGTSPFIAVKYQIIIMYLIAFSVAVSAYILTKLRFRRYFTPDHQLREEAF